A genomic region of Acipenser ruthenus chromosome 9, fAciRut3.2 maternal haplotype, whole genome shotgun sequence contains the following coding sequences:
- the LOC131737930 gene encoding zinc finger and SCAN domain-containing protein 29-like, translating into MDPAALNTMMEAQARRHEETLAAVMERMNAMFLAANQRRELVAEPAVAPPKPKVVKMSLEDDPEAYLTSFERQATAALWPREWWATQLGPNLIGEAQAAYHALTHEQAMDYDVVKKAILQRLDITEETHRRRFREYQRPEGVRPRVMAQQLVDQVTRWLCPGERTAEEVAEIVTIEQFIQLLGPEASNWVSRHRPTTLDAAVRLAEGYEDSMPTPLPTPIHPTPTFIRPRMAGPRPGPLHPHTPFTSGPAPSRSPTGGLAPQHWRPRSTPSWGRTGAPSPLSGRQRDNQAPWAPLPLECYRCHGVGHLARNCPSAMECGAASHYLVPATEEE; encoded by the exons ATGGACCCTGCAGCACTGAACACCATGATGGAGGCTCAGGCACGGAGGCATGAAGAGACCTTGGCAGCGGTGATGGAGAGGATGAATGCCATGTTCCTCGCGGCCAACCAGAGGAGGGAACTGGTGGCCGAACCAGCAGTAGCGCCTCCGAAACCTAAAgtggtgaagatgtcgctggaggatgatcccgaggcctatttaACATCCTTTGAAAGGCAGGCGACAGCAGCCCtatggcctcgggagtggtgggctacccagctgGGACCCAATCTGAtcggggaagcccaggcagcctaccacgcTTTAACCCATGAACAAGCCATGGATTATGATGTGGTAAAGAAAGCCATCCTTCAGCGACTGGACATCACGGAGGAGACGCaccgccgccggttccgggagtaccaacGCCCCGAAGGAGTCCGACCCCGAGTAATGGCCCAGCAGTTGGTGGACcaggtgacccggtggctctgccctggTGAACGCACAGCAGAGGAGGTGGCTGAGATTGTCACCATtgaacaatttatacagttgctgGGGCCAGAAGCCAGTAATTGGGTCAGCCGGCACCGGCCCACCACGCTGGACGCCGCAGTCAGGTTGGCTGAGGGGTACGAGGACTCTATGCCCACACCGCTGCCCACCCCGATACATCCCACGCCGACCTTCATCAGACCCAGGATGGCGGGCCCAAGGCCTGGGCCCCTTCACCCACACACACCCTTCACGTCTGGACCAGCACCCTCACGTTCCCCAACGGGTGGCCTCGCTCCACAACACTGGAGGCCGAGGtcaacccccagctggggtagaacagGGGCCCCCTCCCCGCTGTCAGGTCGGCAGCGGGACAATCAGGCTCCGTGGGCGCCTCTCCCTCTGGAATGTTACCGGTGCCATGGGGTCGGCCACCTTGCCCGGAATTGCCCCTCAGCAATGGAGTGTGGTGCGGCTTCGCATTATTTGGTACCGGcgacag aggaggagtga